The Camelina sativa cultivar DH55 unplaced genomic scaffold, Cs unpScaffold00532, whole genome shotgun sequence genome contains a region encoding:
- the LOC104773390 gene encoding CCR4-NOT transcription complex subunit 3-like: protein MMCLFYTELSVYNSARGRKLVNFCKKKKKKKKENPCSSRVRELIREKRFPMSSRSSQFMDKQIMDLSSSPPSTDFNFLVNDHIHNKKEEIVPSYDFQPIRSTSAAPLSHSPSDLLGSTTTSSSTEPRVNWSSKGFGSLDSIEPSKLVPDDKAHYVSNTTTILSEIDTTVKKHVDTLLHVMESVCSRLTQLETRTLNLQNLVDDLKVSVDNTTDAKFTQLTTILLEVQSDVQLLKDKQDILQAQPQLSKHHVSKVDQHTKTHSLHGYDPNAHSPAPVPPLTSFPQPPSSAASPSQPPSSQLLAQLPTQFSPQQAPSCPPPNQFSPYQAPQTPMPHQPPYQSPAQQQPPPSLGYKLDEQPPYHMQSYPPNPPLQLPPAGSAPSQQFYNPPKPRPSMYDGADGRSNSGFPSGYSSEPYAYTGSPVASAKPPHISSSGTGYPQLPNSRPLPHALPMASAVSSGGGSSSPRSESRVPIDDVIDRVTTMGFPRDQVRATVRKLTENGQAVDLNVVLDKLMNEGAAPPGGWSGGR from the exons atgatgtgtttgttttataCAGAACTCTCAGTATACAACAGCGCTAGAGGAAGGAAGCTGgtcaatttttgtaaaaaaaaaaaaaaaaaaaaaaaagagaatcccTGTAGTAGTAGAGTCAGAGAGCTAATCCGAGAGAAAAGGTTTCCGATGAGTAGTAGAAGTAGTCAGTTTATGGATAAACAGATAATGGATCTTTCCTCCTCTCCACCTTCCACTGATTTCAACTTTCTCGTGAATGATCATATCCacaacaagaaagaagagatcgTTCCTAGCTATGATTTCCAGCCCATTCGCTCTACCTCCGCCGCTCCATTGTCTCACTCGCCGTCAGATCTCCTCGGATCTACgactacttcttcttctactgaGCCTAGGGTTAATTGGTCTTCCAAG GGTTTTGGATCTCTCGACTCTATTGAACCTTCGAAGTTGGTTCCTGACGACAAGGCTCACTATGTGTCTAACACCACCACCATTTTATCTGAGATTGATACCACTGTGAAGAAGCATGTTGATACCTTGCTTCATGTTATGGAATCTGTCTGTTCACGTCTTACACAGCTTGAGACCAGAACCCTTAATCTCCAAAACCTTGTGGATGATCTCAAAGTTTCTGTTGATAACACCACTGATGCCAAATTCACACAGCTTACAACTATCCTTTTAGAG GTGCAGAGTGATGTGCAACTATTGAAGGATAAACAGGATATCCTCCAAGCTCAGCCTCAGCTTTCAAAGCATCACGTATCCAAAGTTGACCAGCACACCAAAACACACTCTTTACATGGTTATGATCCCAATGCTCACTCGCCTGCACCAGTTCCTCCTCTTACTTCTTTCCCACAGCCACCATCTTCCGCTGCTTCTCCTTCCCAGCCACCTTCCTCGCAACTACTAGCTCAGCTACCTACCCAGTTTTCTCCTCAACAAGCGCCATCTTGCCCTCCGCCAAACCAGTTTTCTCCTTACCAAGCTCCTCAAACCCCAATGCCTCATCAACCACCTTACCAGTCACCGGCTCAGCAACAGCCACCACCATCACTTGGCTACAAACTCGACGAACAACCACCATACCATATGCAGTCTTACCCGCCAAACCCTCCTCTTCAGCTGCCACCTGCTGGTTCTGCCCCTTCTCAGCAGTTCTACAACCCTCCTAAACCACGACCATCAATGTACGATGGAGCAGATGGTAGATCTAATTCAGGTTTTCCTTCCGGTTACTCGTCTGAACCTTACGCATACACTGGTTCACCAGTGGCATCAGCTAAACCGCCACACATAAGTAGCAGTGGCACTGGTTACCCACAGCTCCCAAATTCACGTCCCTTGCCACACGCTTTGCCAATGGCTTCAGCCGTCAGCAGCGGTGGCGGTTCTAGTTCCCCGAGATCAGAAAGCAGAGTCCCAATCGATGATGTAATCGACAGAGTGACAACCATGGGATTTCCAAGGGACCAAGTCAGAGCAACTGTGAGAAAACTGACTGAGAACGGCCAAGCTGTGGACCTCAACGTAGTTCTAGATAAGTTGATGAACGAAGGAGCAGCTCCACCTGGAGGCTGGTCTGGTGGTCGGTAG
- the LOC104773393 gene encoding phosphoenolpyruvate/phosphate translocator 2, chloroplastic: protein MFPLTFVNPNPRLPYPLFIAKSIPEPALSRRSRAFSSSRSYPWRPNLRLNGFKLKSATAPENVEGGDSKSESLVKGLKLGGMFGVWYLLNIYYNIFNKQVLRVYPYPATVTAFQLGCGTLMIAIMWLLKLHPPPKFAPSQFTAIVQLAAAHTLGNLLTNVSLGRVNVSFTHTIKAMEPFFTVLFSVLLLGEWPSLWVVCSLLPIVAGVSLASFTEASFNWIGFCSAMASNVTNQSRNVLSKKFMVGKEALDNINLFSVITIISFILLVPAAIMMDGFKLTPSELQIATSQGMSVKELCIMSLLAGVCLHSYQQVSYMILEMVSPVTHSVGNCVKRVVVITSSIIFFQTPVSPLNSIGTATALAGVYLYSRARRVKVKPNPNPKTC from the exons ATGTTTCCTCTTACATTTGTTAACCCAAATCCGAGACTTCCATATCCATTGTTCATTGCCAAATCGATTCCTGAACCAGCGTTGAGCAGGAGAAGCAGAGCTTTCTCATCTTCTCGCTCTTATCCTTGGAGACCGAACCTTAGATTGAATGGCTTCAAGCTCAAGTCAGCCACAGCTCCCGAGAACGTGGAAGGAGGAGATTCGAAATCCGAAAGTTTGGTCAAAGGGTTGAAGTTAGGAGGCATGTTCGGAGTTTGGTACCTTCTCAATATCTACTACAACATCTTCAACAAACAG GTACTTAGGGTTTATCCATATCCAGCGACTGTAACAGCTTTTCAATTAGGGTGTGGAACCTTGATGATTGCAATAATGTGGCTCCTTAAACTCCATCCACCCCCTAAATTTGCTCCTTCTCAG TTTACGGCGATCGTACAACTAGCAGCAGCTCACACGTTAGGAAACTTGCTAACAAACGTGAGTTTGGGACGAGTAAACGTCTCTTTCACACATACAATCAAAGCAATGGAGCCTTTCTTCACCGTCTTGTTCTCTGTTCTCTTGCTCGGTGAG TGGCCAAGTTTGTGGGTTGTTTGCTCGCTGTTGCCAATTGTCGCTGGAGTCTCTTTAGCATCTTTTACTGAAGCTTCTTTCAATTG GATTGGTTTCTGCAGTGCGATGGCGTCTAATGTAACAAACCAATCACGGAATGTTCTCAGTAAAAAATTCATGGTTGGAAAG GAAGCGTTGGACAACATCAACCTTTTCTCTGTAATAACCATTATCTCCTTTATCTTACTGGTCCCTGCAGCAATCATGATGGATGGGTTTAAGCTTACTCCTTCGGAGTTACAAATAGCT ACAAGCCAGGGAATGTCCGTGAAAGAGTTATGCATCATGTCTCTTCTTGCTGGGGTTTGCTTGCATAGCTACCAACAG GTATCGTATATGATACTGGAGATGGTGTCTCCGGTCACACACTCGGTGGGGAACTGCGTGAAGCGTGTGGTGGTTATAACATCATCCATTATTTTCTTCCAAACTCCAGTTTCACCTCTTAATTCTATAG GTACGGCGACTGCACTAGCTGGAGTATATTTGTACAGCAGAGCCAGAAGAGTCAAAGtaaaaccaaatccaaatccaaaaacttGCTGA
- the LOC104773392 gene encoding DEAD-box ATP-dependent RNA helicase 14-like: MAATANAPSSVRYAPEDHSLPKPWKGLVDDASGFLYYWNPETNVTQYERPAPKLPPVSVSSSVQVHPTPNGASYAPPRKADDKYSRPSEHGPKIDSSSRFTEGGRSGPPYSNGAANGVANPAYGAPSARGPSPSSAPRSELSPEAYSRRHEITVSGGQVPPPIMSFEATGFPPDLLREVLSAGFSAPTPIQAQSWPIAIQGRDIVAIAKTGSGKTLGYLIPGFLHLQRIRNDSRAGPTILVLSPTRELATQIQEEAVKFGRSSRISCTCLYGGAPKGPQLRDLDRGADIVVATPGRLNDILEMRRISLRQISYLVLDEADRMLDMGFEPQIRKIVKEIPTKRQTLMYTATWPKGVRKIAADLLVNPAQVNIGNVDELVANKSITQHIEVVTPMEKQRRLEQILRSQEPGSKVIIFCSTKRMCDQLTRNITRQFGAAAIHGDKSQPERDHVLNQFRSGRTPVLVATDVAARGLDVKDIRAVVNYDFPNGVEDYVHRIGRTGRAGATGHAFTFFGDQDSKHASDLIKILEGANQQVPQQIREMATRGGGGMNKYSRWGPPSGGRGRGGDSGYGGRGGDSGYGGRGGFASRDRSSNGWGRERERSRSPERFNRAPPPSSTGSPPRSFHESMMKHR; this comes from the exons ATGGCTGCTACCGCTAATGCTCCTTCTTCTGTCCGTTATGCACCTGAGGATCATTCTCTTCCTAAGCCTTGGAAAGGCCTTGTCGATGATGCCAGTGGCTTCTTGTACTATTGGAATCCTGAGACCAATGTTACTCAGTACGAGAGACCTGCTCCCAAGCTTCCTCCCGTCTCTGTTAGCTCTTCCGTTCAGGTTCACCCTACTCCTAACGGTGCCTCCTATGCTCCTCCTCGCAAGGCTGATGATAAGTATTCTAGACCCTCTGAACATGGCCCTAAGATTGACTCTTCCTCCAGGTTTACTGAG GGTGGCAGGAGTGGACCGCCTTATTCGAATGGAGCTGCTAACGGAGTTGCGAATCCTGCATATGGTGCACCATCTGCCAGAGgtccttctccttcatcagCTCCAAGAAGTGAACTTTCCCCTGAGGCCTACTCCCGCCGTCATGAGATTACTGTCAGT GGGGGCCAAGTACCACCACCTATAATGTCCTTTGAAGCTACTGGATTCCCTCCTGATCTTCTGCGGGAG GTACTCAGTGCAGGTTTCTCTGCTCCAACTCCAATTCAAGCTCAGTCATGGCCAATTGCTATTCAAGGTAGGGACATTGTAGCCATTGCTAAAACTGGCTCAGGAAAAACTTTGGGTTACTTGATTCCTGGGTTTTTGCATCTTCAACGCATCCGAAATGATTCGCGCGCGGGCCCAACAATCTTGGTATTGTCTCCAACGAGGGAGCTGGCCACACAAATCCAAGAAGAAGCTGTTAAATTTGGGAGGTCATCAAGAATTTCGTGTACC TGTTTGTATGGTGGTGCGCCAAAGGGACCTCAGCTGAGGGATTTAGATAGAGGAGCAGATATCGTGGTTGCAACTCCTGGGAGATTGAATGATATCCTTGAAATGAGGAGAATTAGTCTGCGTCAAATATCTTACCTTGTGCTAGATGAGGCAGATAGGATGTTGGACATGGGTTTTGAACCACAGATAAGGAAGATTGTGAAAGAAATTCCCACTAAGCGTCAAACCCTTATGTACACAGCTACGTGGCCAAAGGGAGTTAGGAAAATTGCAGCTGACTTACTTGTTAACCCTGCTCAAGTCAACATTGGCAACGTTGACGAGCTTGTGGCTAACAAGTCAATCACACAG CATATTGAAGTGGTAACACCAatggagaaacagaggagattaGAGCAGATCTTGCGGTCTCAGGAACCAGGCTCAAAGGTGATAATATTCTGCTCGACCAAAAGGATGTGTGATCAACTAACACGCAATATAACCCGCCAATTTGGAGCTGCTGCTATACATGGAGACAAGTCCCAGCCTGAGAGAGACCATGTTCTTAATCAATTCCGCAGTGGCAGGACTCCGGTTCTTGTTGCAACCGATGTTGCTGCTCGTGGACTGGACGTTAAGGACATCAG GGCGGTCGTAAACTATGATTTTCCCAATGGAGTGGAAGACTATGTTCATAGGATCGGAAGAACAGGAAGAGCTGGAGCGACTGGTCATGCATTCACATTCTTTGGTGATCAggattcaaaacatgcttcagaTCTGATCAAGATCTTGGAAGGAGCAAACCAGCAAGTTCCGCAACAGATCCGTGAAATGGCTACacgtggtggtggtggaatgAATAAGTACAGTCGCTGGGGTCCTCCTTCTGGAGGCCGTGGTCGTGGTGGCGACTCTGGTTATGGCGGCAGAGGTGGCGACTCTGGTTATGGTGGCAGAGGTGGCTTTGCTTCGCGTGACAG AAGCAGCAACGGATGGGGAAGGGAGCGTGAAAGGAGCCGTAGCCCTGAGAGATTCAACAGAGCTCCACCACCGTCTTCCACCGGATCGCCTCCTCGCAGCTTCCACGAGTCGATGATGAAACACAGATGA